The Brassica napus cultivar Da-Ae chromosome C1, Da-Ae, whole genome shotgun sequence DNA segment CTGCTGCAAAATGAGCTCCGGTTCTCTCACGACTTTcctcaaaacagaaacatgaaacacGTCATGGAAATCTGATAACTCTTCGGATAAATCCAATCGGTAAGCAACTGCTCCAATTCGCTCCAAAATGGGATATGGTCCCATATATCTCGGTTTAAGCTTCTTCAGCTTCCGAGTCTTAGATCCTCCCTGAAATGTCCTCATTTTCAGGTATACCAGGTCGCCAACCTGGAACTCCAAATCTTTACGCCGCTtatctgcataactcttctgATGGTCATGGGCTTCCCTAAGCCGTATCTTAAGCATCTCAACCTGCTCAACTGTCTCTTGAACCATTGCAGGTTCTATCTCACGTCGCTCCCCCACTTCGGTCCAACAAAGCGGTGTGCGACAAGGCCTACCATAAAGGGCCTCATATGGCGCCATCTTAATGCTCGAGTGATAACTATTTTGTAGGCAAACTCCGCTAGGGGTAGGTACTTTANNNNNNNNNNNNNNNNNNNNNNNNNNNNNNNNNNNNNNNNNNNNNNNNNNNNNNNNNNNNNNNNNNNNNNNNNNNNNNNNNNNNNNNNNNNNNNNNNNNNTAAATAAAATCGAAAATAAAGTAGACATAAACGAGAGTCCGAAatacaaaataacataaaacGATTAAAAAGCCCAAAGGCATAGAGGCCGATAACGATAAAAGCGATGAAAaacgatagaagcccaaaagcccaatagtaGTAAAGCCCAAAAGCACCGGTCCGgtataatcactcctgctcgtcggtctcacctgaaaaggggaaagaaggaggggtggagcgacaggggaatcgcccagtgaggtatgggatgctaaaccgcaaaccactgactcagttcatagcactacaactatgtaggcctagctctagcatgaagcAAACACGGTgtctattacaccacacagaacaATCACATATGTCTAGTGGACTAGACACGCTACAAACCAATGCGATAATAACATACCGCATTTCTCAtaaggatataaatatatatatataactctacAGCGTCGTAAGTACAGTAGTCACTCTGTACCCCTGCAATCTCCACAAACAAGCGGCCTAGTACATACGTCTCTGTACCCCGCTAAAACACACGGCCTAGTACAGATCTCCGTACCCCGCGATCTCTCAAACAAGGCGTAGCTAGCACAGACGTCATGTGCCCCCGCAATCACACGGcctagtacaaacgtctctgtaccCCGCAAATTCCGCGGCCTAGTGCAGATACCTATGCACCCCGCAATCTCAGCACATGGactaacatatatacatatatataattaacagtTTTTAGCAGCAATCATTtcaatcaaccgttgaatcctctattatcttatttccggtttaacaatcaatatcaataaCGAACAaccaagactctcaaacagactcgattcaaAGAGACGGatccatgtttcgaaactaaactttccataatggtagtactaaactagctcggtcTTTACGAGtagtagccctcaccttagcaatgaagagaagtggtatatatgaactccagctgctcaaatggactccaaatctgaaatcagatcgaaactTCGAGTCAGAACgtctttcgaacggtttaaaacgggtatttacggaaaagtcaacccgctggtcaaagatcaattatttaattaattatttaacgaattatttaattaattaattaattaatccggtttatcctaaccgatttccaattgattttaaccgaccggtttaacctaaccgaattaaaatcaatttaaaccggctaaccaaccagttaaccgagtcaaccgagttgactcaccgggtcgactcggccgagttggcgaGTCTCCGGCGAGTCACCGGTGGCGGTCACCGGCGGCAACGGCGGAGATCCGGCGGTGGCTTACCGGAAAGtggccggcggcgacggcggagctgcggcggaggacggtggtccggcggcggACTTGCGGCGGAGAacggtggtccggcggcggagttgcggcggaggacggtggtccggcggcggAGTTGCGgcggacggcggcggcgcgtgTGTTTCACGCGCTCGCCGAGGCGAATCTTCGGGAGGCGCGTgcggcttcgtccgggctccgATTGAGGCGTGGTTGGTTTCTACGGCTTCGTcttgacgagaggaacacgatgatggtCTTGGATGCACGAGATTCGCAACGGTTAGAGATTTATCGGCGAATTACTAAACGGACAAAACTAAGCTTAACTGCATGGCGGTTTCCGGCGATTCTAAGCTGCAGCCAACGGTGGTGACAAGCTCAACGTGGTCACGGCACACGGttgctccggcgacgagct contains these protein-coding regions:
- the LOC125579932 gene encoding uncharacterized protein LOC125579932, with protein sequence MAPYEALYGRPCRTPLCWTEVGERREIEPAMVQETVEQVEMLKIRLREAHDHQKSYADKRRKDLEFQVGDLVYLKMRTFQGGSKTRKLKKLKPRYMGPYPILERIGAVAYRLDLSEELSDFHDVFHVSVLRKVVREPELILQQPPSDLGRNLRAPCQPVELLDRQVRADDGMMTMLVKVRWERDGIQEETWESEAQMRIDYPELFRVDIGHDSL